A genomic region of Trypanosoma brucei brucei TREU927 chromosome 3, complete sequence contains the following coding sequences:
- a CDS encoding cytosine-specific DNA methylase, putative: protein MCSVAPLASHGTGCPVAACIVRCKRHLSAVVCRLRKLKRLRSGRNVTTFNANFYEAVAEERRYGAFTDGEHFDDCTLHLRRWMLRRVTCAPTFATSVTGSVETNEVLTMWTKLSDGGVVWNILQKEQQCYAVHFIGELSSDFVKELFNCTVDEYRSGSHNGVVLCIVQQLRVYSEACCRPEDFPPPLYELRAAALRTQVLHQCGSAGAFPTSTKLGKRSENGSDCFTFSELFAGMGMFRVGLERIGGKCVFAVECAPHARSVYHANHHLPRRNSCGNEALPATRRPVPLVGDITTVPSHYFPHHDVLTAGFPCQSFAKAGSATGLRDTKGQLFYEVVRVIQSAKPKGFLLENVENVLHVGGEDGGEANASEESQHHLKFILDALRSPSPDSNEALTYVVAYRVIDGALVTPQRRRRAYFVGIRADLPRANARDVGAVLDDAVRQLRAYRDMHPEAPRCVRDILDSTGDTSEMGEFNQSLVSLRLTESQWAAVQRSVTFRRSPSWRVSDLNGLARTLMGSYRASYQLYSEFVPLPDGGPPFRFYSIRECARLQGIPDWFSFNVVCYPLSLEKCNGRSGPSHGSDKGCERCVPVGAVYKLIGNAVNPIVVECLGRALLSRILK from the coding sequence ATGTGCTCTGTTGCACCGTTAGCTTCACACGGTACGGGATGTCCTGTCGCCGCTTGTATCGTGCGCTGCAAAAGACACCTTTCAGCTGTCGTGTGCCGCTTACGGAAGCTCAAAAGGTTGCGAAGTGGCCGCAACGTAACAACTTTCAACGCCAACTTTTACGAAGCGGTGGCTGAAGAGCGGCGCTACGGAGCATTTACGGATGGTGAACACTTTGACGACTGTACACTGCACCTGCGGCGGTGGATGTTGCGTCGTGTGACGTGTGCACCGACTTTCGCTACCTCTGTTACGGGTAGTGTAGAAACGAATGAAGTGCTAACAATGTGGACAAAGTTGAGTGATGGTGGAGTTGTGTGGAATATTTTGCAAAAAGAGCAGCAGTGTTACGCAGTGCACTTCATAGGAGAGCTCTCATCTGATTTTGTTAAGGAGTTATTTAATTGTACCGTTGACGAATATCGCTCTGGTAGCCACAAtggtgttgtgttgtgtattGTGCAGCAGTTGCGTGTGTACTCTGAAGCATGTTGTAGACCGGAGGATTTCCCACCACCTCTTTACGAGCTACGCGCTGCTGCCTTACGGACACAAGTTCTCCATCAGTGTGGCAGTGCCGGCGCGTTTCCCACTTCTACAAAGTTGGGGAAACGGTCTGAGAATGGGTCGGACTGCTTTACGTTCTCGGAGTTGTTCGCTGGCATGGGTATGTTTCGTGTTGGGCTCGAGCGAATTGGTGGGAAGTGTGTCTTTGCGGTTGAGTGCGCACCTCACGCACGTAGTGTGTATCACGCTAACCACCATTTGCCAAGGCGTAATAGTTGTGGAAATGAGGCATTACCAGCTACTCGTCGCCCTGTTCCACTCGTCGGCGATATCACCACTGTCCCTTCGCACTACTTCCCACACCACGATGTGTTAACAGCTGGTTTTCCGTGCCAAAGTTTCGCCAAAGCAGGATCCGCCACTGGTTTGCGCGATACAAAAGGGCAACTTTTTTATGAGGTCGTGCGAGTGATACAAAGCGCCAAGCCAAAGGGGTTCCTACTGGAAAACGTAGAAAATGTACTACATGTTGGGGGTGAAGATGGAGGCGAGGCCAACGCAAGCGAGGAATCGCAACATCACTTGAAGTTTATACTTGACGCGTTGCGGTCACCTTCGCCGGACAGTAATGAAGCGCTTACTTACGTCGTCGCGTATCGGGTTATTGATGGTGCTCTTGTGACCCCGCAGAGACGAAGACGTGCCTATTTTGTAGGAATCAGAGCTGATTTACCACGTGCAAACGCGAGGGATGTTGGTGCTGTGCTTGACGATGCTGTGCGACAGCTACGAGCATACAGAGATATGCACCCGGAAGCACCACGTTGCGTGAGGGATATCCTTGATTCCACGGGTGACACGAGCGAGATGGGGGAGTTCAATCAGTCTTTAGTATCGCTGCGTCTCACGGAGTCACAGTGGGCAGCAGTTCAGCGCAGTGTAACTTTCCGCCGATCCCCTTCGTGGCGCGTGTCTGATCTCAACGGGTTGGCACGGACTCTCATGGGAAGCTACCGCGCCAGCTATCAACTCTACTCGGAGTTTGTTCCTCTGCCTGACGGTGGGCCGCCCTTTCGCTTTTACTCAATTCGTGAATGTGCCCGACTTCAGGGCATTCCCGACTGGTTCTCCTTTAATGTTGTCTGTTATCCACTGTCTCTGGAGAAGTGCAACGGTAGGAGCGGTCCCTCTCATGGAAGTGATAAGGGCTGTGAAAGGTGTGTACCTGTGGGGGCGGTATACAAACTAATTGGAAATGCAGTGAATCCCATTGTTGTTGAGTGCTTGGGTCGTGCACTTTTAAGTCGTATCCTTAAGTAA
- a CDS encoding 40S ribosomal protein S25, putative produces MPPKKGGKDTKQAPKKGKMENLNKGAKKAAKKWSKGRTREALQNAVMFDKETMDKLMKEVPKYKVITPSIISDRLKISVALAGKGLQHLCRQGLIRLVSCSSKFRVYTRAATA; encoded by the coding sequence ATGCCACcaaagaagggagggaaggacaCCAAGCAGGCGCCCAAGAAGGGCAAGATGGAGAACCTCAACAAGGGTGCCAAGAAGGCTGCAAAGAAGTGGTCTAAGGGCCGTACCCGTGAGGCACTTCAGAACGCCGTCATGTTCGACAAGGAAACGATGGACAAACTCATGAAGGAAGTACCGAAGTACAAGGTTATCACACCATCCATCATCAGTGACCGTCTGAAGATCTCCGTGGCTCTTGCCGGGAAGGGGCTCCAGCACTTGTGCAGACAGGGGCTCATTCGGTTGGTTTCATGCAGCAGCAAGTTTCGCGTTTACACGCGCGCTGCTACCGCATAA
- a CDS encoding ATP synthase beta chain, mitochondrial precursor (identical to GB:AAG23340.1: ATPase beta subunit {Trypanosoma brucei brucei}), whose translation MLTRFRSAVLRGAVSITGARAASTAPVADHKGRVGHVSQVIGAVVDVHFADGVPPVLTALDVVDKLGRDEPLTLEIVQHLDAHTGRCIAMQTTDLLKLKAKVVSTGGNISVPVGRETLGRIFNVLGDAIDQRGPVGEKLRMPIHAVAPKLADQAAEDAVLTTGIKVIDLILPYCKGGKIGLFGGAGVGKTVIIMELINNVAKGHGGFSVFAGVGERTREGTDLYLEMMQSKVIDLKGESKCVLVYGQMNEPPGARARVAQSALTMAEYFRDVEGQDVLLFIDNIFRFTQANSEVSALLGRIPAAVGYQPTLAEDLGQLQERITSTTKGSITSVQAVYVPADDITDPAPATTFSHLDATTVLDRAVAESGIYPAVNPLECASRIMDPDVISVDHYNVAQDVVQMLTKYRELQDIIAVLGIDELSEEDKLIVDRARKLVKFLSQPFQVAEVFTGMTGHYVQLDDTIDSFSGLLMGTYDQVPEMAFYMVGGINSVLEKAKKMAEEAAELEKMRRARVAQASS comes from the coding sequence aTGCTGACTCGTTTCCGAAGTGCTGTCTTGCGCGGCGCCGTCTCCATCACGGGAGCCCGCGCAGCCTCAACTGCTCCTGTTGCCGACCACAAGGGCCGTGTTGGCCACGTCTCCCAAGTAATTGGTGCGGTTGTGGACGTCCACTTTGCCGACGGCGTCCCACCGGTGTTGACTGCCCTTGACGTTGTTGACAAACTTGGCCGTGATGAGCCTCTTACTCTTGAGATCGTGCAGCATCTTGACGCCCACACGGGCCGCTGTATCGCGATGCAAACGACGGATCTCCTCAAACTGAAGGCAAAGGTCGTTTCGACAGGTGGCAACATTTCCGTTCCTGTCGGCCGGGAAACACTAGGTCGTATCTTCAACGTGCTTGGAGACGCTATTGACCAGCGCGGCCCCGTTGGTGAGAAACTGCGCATGCCCATCCATGCCGTGGCTCCCAAGCTTGCGGACCAGGCCGCTGAGGATGCGGTGCTCACAACTGGTATTAAGGTGATTGATCTCATTCTCCCTTACTGCAAAGGTGGAAAAATTGGCCTCTTTGGGGGTGCGGGTGTGGGCAAAACCGTCATTATTATGGAGCTCATTAACAACGTTGCCAAGGGTCACGGTGGTTTCTCTGTCTTCGCTGGTGTTGGTGAGCGTACCCGTGAGGGAACGGATTTGTATCTTGAGATGATGCAGTCTAAGGTTATTGACCTTAAGGGTGAGTCCaaatgtgtgttggtgtACGGTCAGATGAACGAGCCCCCAGGTGCCCGTGCGCGTGTTGCGCAGTCGGCTCTGACGATGGCTGAGTACTTCCGTGATGTGGAGGGCCAAGAtgtgcttctttttatcgACAATATTTTTCGTTTCACTCAGGCTAACTCCGAGGTGTCGGCGCTTCTGGGTCGTATTCCCGCCGCTGTTGGCTACCAGCCTACCCTCGCTGAGGATCTAGGGCAGTTGCAGGAGCGTATTACCTCAACAACGAAAGGCTCCATTACTTCTGTGCAGGCCGTATACGTGCCGGCCGATGACATTACCGATCCAGCTCCAGCAACAACCTTCTCACATCTGGACGCCACAACTGTGTTGGACCGTGCTGTTGCCGAGTCTGGTATCTACCCCGCTGTTAACCCACTGGAATGCGCCTCGCGTATCATGGACCCCGACGTTATCAGTGTGGATCACTACAATGTTGCACAAGATGTGGTACAGATGCTCACCAAGTACAGGGAATTACAGGATATCATTGCTGTCCTTGGTATCGACGAGCTAAGCGAGGAGGACAAACTTATCGTGGACCGTGCGCGTAAGTTGGTGAAGTTCCTCTCCCAGCCATTCCAAGTTGCTGAGGTCTTCACAGGAATGACTGGCCATTACGTGCAGTTGGATGACACCATCGATTCCTTTTCTGGTCTCCTCATGGGTACGTACGATCAAGTGCCTGAGATGGCCTTCTATATGGTTGGTGGTATCAACTCAGTGCTTGAGAAGGCAAAGAAGATGGCTGAGGAGGCTGCTGAGCTTGAAAAGATGCGCCGTGCCCGTGTTGCTCAAGCCAGTAGCTAA
- a CDS encoding cytochrome c oxidase VII, putative (COX VII: curated by Dr. Keith Matthews (University of Manchester). Evidence is based on purification of the components of the cytochrome oxidase complex and N-terminal sequence determination. Manuscript in preparation.) produces the protein MPRPFGVWAPATTLAEYRARIPGMSNFKLRWVFGARREVYYHPEALAHFKDHQQYKDAVDTVRAMRTSDKFFGEGVKLPHHPLIKMGVILSIHGYLTYCCLRYYYGTHVPANNPTWRKIVNKEWEEAINNSPWDHMSHVWQYSDQYASSIGEAAALGRRKFYIPA, from the coding sequence ATGCCGCGTCCCTTTGGTGTGTGGGCTCCTGCGACAACCCTCGCGGAGTACCGCGCCCGTATTCCTGGTATGAGCAATTTTAAGCTGCGATGGGTATTTGGTGCTCGGCGAGAGGTTTATTACCACCCGGAGGCACTTGCTCACTTTAAGGACCATCAACAATATAAAGACGCTGTGGATACCGTACGTGCAATGCGCACTTCCGACAAGTTCTTCGGTGAGGGCGTCAAGTTACCGCACCACCCCCTCATTAAGATGGGTGTTATATTGTCGATTCATGGTTATTTGACGTACTGCTGCCTGCGATATTACTATGGTACGCATGTTCCGGCCAATAATCCAACATGGAGAAAAATTGTGAACAAGGAGTGGGAGGAGGCAATTAACAACTCTCCATGGGATCATATGTCGCACGTGTGGCAATACAGTGATCAATACGCGTCGTCCATTGGCGAGGCGGCAGCCCTGGGCAGACGTAAGTTCTATATTCCTGCCTAG
- a CDS encoding chaperone protein DnaJ, putative (similar to SP:Q04960: DnaJ protein homolog (DNAJ-1) {Cucumis sativus} and to SP:P42824: DnaJ protein homolog 2. {Allium porrum}; similar to DnaJ homolog subfamily A member 2 (mDj3) (Swiss-Prot:Q9QYJ0) [Mus musculus]), whose translation MRCTMSSPLFRLTRLSVVITIAFFRNVHAEEEDDYYRVLGLDAEHEDVSERDIKSAWRKLSKKHHPDVAGESQRVMYQRIQRAYEVLGDRRRRKIYDILGTEGLKKYEKPQEQGRHQSIFDTFFSFIGGESGGNADRGSDEELMLLVTLEDMYKGAAHTAKLPRIKICRKCRGTGARSKDDYVKCPHCGGGGRVVRRVQIAPGFIQQIEQVCGQCGGGGRVVRRKCPVCGGHRLVRGSSSVSIDIEQGTPNGYKMTYEMEADQQPNKMPGDLIFTIVTIPHPEFARMSSGKEGVPDDLSTAVELTLKEALLGFNKTLKHLDGRVLSLVETGVTKFGQIRKYAGEGMPRHHVPSERGNLLVLYTVELPKILTEEQRKAIERALD comes from the coding sequence ATGCGCTGCACAATGTCTTCGCCCCTTTTCCGACTCACTCGACTAAGCGTTGTCATAACCATTGCTTTTTTCCGGAATGTACATGCCGAAGAGGAGGATGATTACTATCGAGTTCTTGGGCTTGATGCGGAGCACGAAGACGTGAGTGAGCGTGATATCAAATCAGCATGGCGTAAACTCTCAAAGAAGCACCACCCTGACGTGGCGGGGGAATCGCAGCGCGTCATGTACCAACGTATTCAGCGCGCGTACGAAGTGCTTGGAGACCGCAGGAGGCGAAAGATATATGATATACTTGGTACCGAGGGGTTGAAGAAGTATGAAAAACCCCAAGAACAGGGAAGACATCAGAGCATCTTTGAtacatttttctcctttattgGCGGAGAATCAGGTGGTAACGCAGACCGTGGGTCCGATGAAGAGTTGATGTTGCTTGTGACCCTTGAAGACATGTATAAGGGTGCCGCCCACACCGCTAAGTTACCGCGCATAAAAATATGTCGCAAATGCCGTGGCACAGGAGCACGAAGCAAAGACGACTACGTTAAGTGTCCCCACTGCGGGGGCGGTGGGCGCGTTGTTCGGAGAGTCCAAATTGCACCGGGATTCATACAACAAATTGAACAGGTATGTGGGCagtgtggtggtggtggccgCGTTGTTAGGAGAAAGTGCCCCGTCTGTGGTGGGCATCGGCTAGTTCGCGGCAGCTCCTCAGTGAGCATTGATATTGAGCAAGGCACGCCCAATGGGTACAAAATGACGTATGAAATGGAGGCTGACCAGCAACCAAATAAAATGCCAGGTGACCTTATTTTTACAATAGTAACCATTCCACATCCTGAGTTTGCGCGCATGAGCAGCGGCAAGGAGGGCGTTCCCGACGACCTTTCAACGGCAGTGGAACTCACGCTTAAAGAGGCCTTGTTGGGATTTAACAAAACACTGAAGCACCTTGATGGTCGCGTGTTGTCGTTGGTAGAGACGGGTGTCACCAAGTTTGGACAAATCCGCAAATATGCGGGTGAAGGGATGCCACGCCATCATGTGCCGTCGGAGCGGGGGAATCTTCTGGTGCTGTACACGGTGGAGCTCCCAAAGATTCTTACGGAGGAACAGAGAAAGGCTATTGAAAGGGCACTCGACTGA